Proteins encoded by one window of Flavobacterium sp. N502540:
- a CDS encoding MGMT family protein, producing the protein MAEDNFFERVYAIARQIPYGKVTSYGAIAKALGTARSARMVGWAMNACHNMDDVPAHRVVNRKGLLTGKHHFDGTNLMQQLLESEGIKVIDNQIIDFEKHFWQPEIEL; encoded by the coding sequence ATGGCTGAAGATAATTTTTTTGAAAGAGTTTATGCAATCGCCCGACAAATTCCGTACGGAAAAGTAACTTCTTATGGCGCAATTGCCAAAGCTTTAGGAACAGCCCGCTCTGCCCGAATGGTAGGCTGGGCCATGAATGCCTGTCACAACATGGATGATGTTCCCGCACACCGTGTGGTAAACAGAAAAGGGCTTCTCACCGGAAAACACCATTTTGACGGAACCAATTTAATGCAACAGTTACTCGAAAGCGAAGGCATTAAAGTCATAGACAATCAGATTATAGATTTTGAAAAACATTTTTGGCAGCCTGAAATCGAGCTTTAA